In Oscillatoria sp. FACHB-1406, the DNA window CCTCAACTGGTTGGTCGCGCAAGAAACAATTCCAATTCCCGGGGCAAAAAATGCACGGCAAGCGATCGATAATGCGGGAGCATTAGGTTGGGCGCTTTCTGTTGAAGATGCGGCACAATTGTCAGCGATGAGCGAATCGTTAATATAGAGGGTAGAGCGCACAATAGTCGGTCTAGTAGGGTGGGCAGCGCCCACCAGCCAAAACTTTTGCGTGTTTAGAAATATACTTTCACAAGCAAGTAAAACTATATCTCGATAACTTTTATTATTTTCGACATAATTTGACAATAAAAAGCACAAAAACCATTGAGAATAGACATTCATTCTCTCTCAAAACTACTCAAAAGAACTGGGCCTAGTAAAGGTTGATGTCCCAAACACCGCAAATCCGCATCTTCTCCCAATTGTTCGCGCTGTTCGCGACTATAAAACCGCACGCTTCCCGGCGTAATTAGCAATTGCGGCAAAAGTTCACCCATCGAGAAATCGGCTAAATAATACCGCCCGCCCGATTTTAAAACTCGCCGCACCTCAGCTAAAACTCGTTCTGGATGAGGATAATGCAACAAACTGATGGTATTGAAAACTGCATCGAATTGTTCGTCCTCAAAGGGCAACGATTCTGCATTGCTTTGAAGATAACGGATGCGAGTTTCTTCATTGTTTCGCCGCGCTCGATCGAGCATTTCTGCCGATAAGTCCAAACCAATTCCTTGCAAGCTGGGATAATTTTTTGCCAAACGAGAGAGAAGTTTTCCCGTTCCGCAGCCTAAATCGAGAACTTCGGCAGATTCGGGCAGTTCGATGCAATCGAGCAAGCGCTTGTGGATGGCTTGATAAAAGACGGTTGTGAGTAGAAAATCGTAGTTAGGGGCCCAGCGATCGAAGAATTTTTGTTTCTTCCTAAACAGTTCCAAATCGTTCATATTGCCACCTATTTCTAAACAATATATGTAAAGAGCGTACTATTTTTTTTCAGTCCCAGCCAGCCTCAAGTTAGAATTGCTTCATAGGTTTGAAATTTCATGATTGCGGGCGGCGCGATCGCATTCTCGTTGCGTTACTTCGTGCCGGTAGCGGAACATTGCTTGCAACTGTATATTCACCAGCCAACCCAATAACGCTTCGCCCCAAAAGCCGCCAGGTAACTCATAATTAATGCTATCTGTCAAGTCCGTATTGCCATTTTTTTCAACAAAATCATGACGATGTACCCAAGAAACCATCGGTCCTTTTTCCTGTATATCAATAAAGAATCGATAGGGTTCGCAAGCAGTATGTCTTGCAATCCAAGGAATCGGGATTGGGCCTAGCCATAACCAAAATTCCGATACCGCGCCCACCCCTAAACCGCCTTGACGACGAACGACGCGGACGGGTTGCCAAGGAGGAGTCAAAATTTGCAAAATATCGGAACGTTCGTGAAATTCCCAAACAGTTGCAACGGGCGCATTGATGGTGGAGGAGTAGTGAAAGTGAAGCACGAGTTATTCTTGGTAGTCGGTATCAATTTCTATTTCGAGCGTCTCTTCATCGATCCGCACGTATAAAATATTGGGTCGGCAGCAAACTTGACAATCTTCAATATAGGATTGTTCGAGTCCTGCACTCAGATCGACAAAAGTCGAATTCGTTTCGCCGCAAAATGCACAATAATATTCAGCCGTATTTTCCATAAGTATCAGGGTACGAACTGTATCAAATTTTAGCGATCGCGAGGGAGACAAAGCAAGAGTAGGACTTAGCTCCTAGAGCGCGACAGTTAAAATGTTAAGATCGAGGGCGTAATTAAGATTTGTGAAGTAAGCCGCTCCATTTTTTCATCAGCGCCGGAAGGTCTATTCTAAGTCTAAGGGTTTTAAGATAGTATGAGTATTCTTTCCATCTTCCCCGCGTCTTTGTGTGTGAAGTCTAATTCGCATTAGGCATAACCGTTTTTAATATGGTTTTCAACAAACTGCCCTCTCTTCTTTATCGAGTCAAGCGCAACAACAATTTAGGATTCGAGCGACTAATGGCAACATTAGCAGCCCTAAATTATCTCCTGGTACTGTTCGATTTGACTTACATTCCCCTGCGCGATTTTTGGTTGCAAGGTCGCATTCAAGCTTCGATTAATGCAGGTCCAGTCCAAGCAAAAATTCCCCCAGAACCGATAATAGTTCCCATGTTACCCATTCCGGTCTGGTACGACTGGGTAAAAGGGATCGAACCTCACAGAGATACAGAACGTTACCTCGATCTCGTTGCAGATCTAGAAAAAAGAGTCCTTCAATCGCCTTCATTACAAACTCCAGAAGTTGCCGACTTGCTTGCCCAACTGAGAACGCAAAGTGACGAAATGGTAACAACCAATCCTTTTGCCCTTGCGAGTAAAACCGGCACGCTGGAGAAGATTAAAAATCGAATGCGCCAGCACGTTTTCGGTACGGCAGAAGCATCTGCAAAAGAAGCATTTCAGCGCTTTTGGGCAGCGGAAAACCTCACGCCCGATCGCTACCCGTCGGAAATCGCCTTTTTTAACCGCCAAATCCGTCCCCTCATCGCAACGAACTATTACCGTCCCACCGGAGAGAATGGCGAACCAATTAATAACTTTGGACTGCTTGACTTCCCATTTTTCTTAATCTTTGCCCTCGAATTTCTCGGACGGACATGGTTCCTCAGTCGTCGCTACACTTCGATTAGCTGGTTTGAGGCGATGACGTGGCGCTGGTACGATATCCTGCTGCTGCTGCCGTTTCTGCGCGGGTTGCGGATTATTCCCGTGGTGACGCGCCTCCATCAAGCCAAGCTAATTAATCTCGACAAAATCAAACGGCAAACCAGTCAGGGAATTGTGGCTGAAATTGCTGAAGATATTACTGAAGTGGTGGTGGTGAACGTGCTGACGCAACTGCAAGAATCGATTAGCGCCGGAGAGATCGAGAAGTTATTTGCTCGCACGACGCAAGAGCAATATATCGATCTTAATAATATCGATGAAATTAAAGAAATTATTGGGCTGTTTTTGAATGTGATTGTCGAGCGAGTAATGCCAGCGGTGCAACCCGATATTGAAGCGTTGTTGCAGCATAGCGTCGATCGCGCGATCGCGCAAAGTCCCGTCTATCAGAACTTCAAACTGCTACCGGGATTTGAACAACTCGAAAAAAAGATTTCCCAACAACTTCTGTCGAGTTTGTACGATGGGCTGCGGGAGGGACTCAAAGGTTTGACACAGAGCGATCCCCAACTCGATCGCCTCTGGAAACAATTTAATCAAAGCCTGATTTCAGTTTTACAAACGGAAGTGAAAACGCAACCCACTCTCAATCGTTTGGAATACCTGCTGACGGCCCTCATTGAGGAAGTGAAAGTGAATTACGTCCAACGACTTTCCCAAGAAGATGTCGAACAATTGCTCGAGCAAACGCGGAAATTGCGATTTGCAGTGCGAGGCAAACCCGCGATCGTGGTTAAACACTCAAATCGCGCCCCTTAGTAGAAAGTTGTCAATCGGGCCAGAGAATGGTTAAGATGGAGGGAGAGCAACCGAGTTTTGCTCTTCTGGGCGCGGGCTTGAGAAAGTCGCAAATTCCGGAATTCCGCAACCTGCCCGCGCGCGGGCAAAGGCGTTGCTGAGTGCGAAATATCGCTCAAAGACAGGAAGTGGGTGCAGCCCGCTTTTTTTATTGGCATCGAGAATTGAGGGTGGAAACGTTGAGGGTATTGAGCTTCGCGAGAAAACTTTACAAATTCTCTGATGACTAATGACTGATGACTGATAACTGAAATGACTCATCCGTTAATTCCCAAGATTCTCGAAATCGCAACGCCCATCGCCGAACAGTTGGGTTTAGAGGTTGTTGGGGCAGTGTTTCAGACTAACAAAAAGCCCCCCGTGCTGCGCGTGGACGTGCGAAATCTCCAAACCGATACAGGTTTGGACGATTGCGAAAAAATGAGTCGGGCGCTAGAAGAACAACTGGATGCAACTCAAGCGATCCCCGATGCTTATGTTTTAGAAATTTCGAGTCCTGGTACTTCTCGCCAGCTACTGAGCGATCGCGAATTTATTGCCTTTAAGGGATTTCCCATCCTCATCAAAACCTATAGCCCCTACCAAGGGCAAAAAGAATGGCGAGGACTCTTACAAGGGCGCGACGAACAAGCGGTTTATCTCAATCAAAAAGGGCGCGCGATGGCACTCCCCCGAGACGCGATCGCAAAAGTACAACTTGACGACAACCCTTGACCTGCCCTCTATTCTAATCCCCGAATTTCAGGAGACTTATAAATATGTCTTTGGTTAGTTTGCCCGGTTTAAAAGAAATGATCGATGAAATTAGTAAAGGGCATAATTTACCTAAATCCGCCGTACAAGAAGCCTTGCGAGAAGCCTTACTCAAAGGTTACGAACGCTTCCGCCGCTCCCAACAACTCAGCAGTCGCCAGCCCTTCAGCGAAGATTATTTCGACAACTTTGAAGTCGAACTCGATACCGAAGAAGAAGGCTTTCGCATTCTCAGCAAAAAACTGATTGTCGAAGAAATTGCCAATACCGACCATCACATTGCCCTAAAAGACGTACAGCAGGTGACTTCAGAAGCCCAAGTCGGCGATTCGGTAATCCTCGATGTCACCCCAGAACAAAAAGACTTCGGGCGCATGGCTGCCATTCAAACCAAGCAAGTCCTGCTGCAAAAACTGCGCGACCAACAGCGCAAGATCGTGCAAGAACAGTTTAAGGATTTGGAAGGAACTGTTTTAACCGCGCGGGTTTTGCGTTTCGAGCGGCAATCGATCGTTATG includes these proteins:
- a CDS encoding CPXCG motif-containing cysteine-rich protein → MENTAEYYCAFCGETNSTFVDLSAGLEQSYIEDCQVCCRPNILYVRIDEETLEIEIDTDYQE
- the rimP gene encoding ribosome maturation factor RimP: MTHPLIPKILEIATPIAEQLGLEVVGAVFQTNKKPPVLRVDVRNLQTDTGLDDCEKMSRALEEQLDATQAIPDAYVLEISSPGTSRQLLSDREFIAFKGFPILIKTYSPYQGQKEWRGLLQGRDEQAVYLNQKGRAMALPRDAIAKVQLDDNP
- a CDS encoding class I SAM-dependent methyltransferase codes for the protein MNDLELFRKKQKFFDRWAPNYDFLLTTVFYQAIHKRLLDCIELPESAEVLDLGCGTGKLLSRLAKNYPSLQGIGLDLSAEMLDRARRNNEETRIRYLQSNAESLPFEDEQFDAVFNTISLLHYPHPERVLAEVRRVLKSGGRYYLADFSMGELLPQLLITPGSVRFYSREQREQLGEDADLRCLGHQPLLGPVLLSSFERE
- a CDS encoding SRPBCC family protein gives rise to the protein MLHFHYSSTINAPVATVWEFHERSDILQILTPPWQPVRVVRRQGGLGVGAVSEFWLWLGPIPIPWIARHTACEPYRFFIDIQEKGPMVSWVHRHDFVEKNGNTDLTDSINYELPGGFWGEALLGWLVNIQLQAMFRYRHEVTQRECDRAARNHEISNL